From one Idiomarina sp. X4 genomic stretch:
- a CDS encoding RNA polymerase sigma factor, translating into MFKSKAIFSTTASNKLIERLVNEYDITLRRFVRVRTGQFDEDDDVMQEIYVKLSQISDLHKRLSGRMSTVKNYLLQIANHVIIDRARRSASRCASDHISQIEELHFTDLTSPERAYTNKAMLERIELALGHLKQEHRQAFLLSRINGMSYREISDQLDVSVSTVEKYISSALREIRKATEGLESANGEIKL; encoded by the coding sequence TTGTTTAAATCTAAAGCGATATTTTCAACAACAGCAAGTAACAAACTCATCGAGCGGCTTGTCAATGAGTACGATATTACCCTGCGTCGATTTGTTCGTGTAAGAACGGGTCAGTTTGATGAGGACGATGACGTAATGCAGGAAATATATGTAAAACTCAGTCAAATTTCAGATCTTCACAAACGGCTGTCAGGCAGAATGTCGACAGTAAAAAATTACCTATTACAAATTGCTAACCACGTCATTATTGACAGAGCTCGTCGTAGTGCTTCACGGTGCGCCTCAGACCACATTTCTCAAATTGAAGAGCTTCACTTTACAGATTTAACATCACCTGAGCGTGCTTATACCAACAAAGCCATGTTAGAGCGTATCGAGCTAGCTTTAGGTCACCTGAAGCAAGAACACAGGCAAGCGTTTTTATTGAGTAGAATTAACGGAATGAGTTACAGAGAAATAAGTGATCAACTGGATGTTTCAGTTAGCACCGTAGAAAAATACATTTCCTCCGCTTTACGTGAAATAAGGAAGGCAACGGAAGGTCTTGAGTCGGCAAATGGTGAGATTAAGTTATGA
- the katG gene encoding catalase/peroxidase HPI, with protein MFKKTLPLLSAVSIAVSLSVASGVASAQDNMSYDVNKPEPKSNEFWWPNKLNLEPLRQHSPESDPYGDDFDYAEAFSKLDLEQVKKDIEELMTSDQDWWPADYGHYGPFFIRMAWHGAGTYRVQDGRGGAAGAQQRFEPLNSWPDNVSLDKARRLLWPVKQKYGRSLSWADLMVLTGNVALESMGFETYGFAGGREDAWEPDIVYWGPETEWLGGDKRYKGDRKLENPLAAVQMGLIYVNPEGPNGKPDPLLAAKDIRDTFGRMAMNDEETVALIAGGHTFGKAHGAHKPEECLEAEPAAAPVEQQGLGWKNKCGKGNAEDTITSGLEGAWSVNPTAWTTQYLDNLFGFEWEQTKSPAGAIQWIPVDGQASNLVPDAHVEGKRHAPIMFTTDLSLKFDPEYRKIAKRFHENPEEFERAFAKAWFKLTHRDMGPNQRYLGNMAPTEDLIWQDPIPDVDFEIIDSNDVAELKEALLNSGLTVQQLVRTAWASASSFRGTDMRGGANGARIALEPQINWEANNPTELKKVLATLKEVHKDFNDDLSGNKYVSLADVIVLGGAAAVEKAAADAGYDVMVPFEPGRTDATQKMTDVNSFSFLEPKADAFRNYFGEDNRLSPAQMMVDKADQLTLTVPEMTVLIGGLRTIGANYDGSEHGVLTEQPGTLNNDFFVNLLTMDNEWKKSEDNEAVYEGYDRETGKLKFTASPVDLIFGSNSELRAVSEVYAMSDANEKFVNDFIQAWTKVMQLDRFDLK; from the coding sequence ATGTTTAAGAAAACACTTCCTTTACTTTCTGCGGTATCAATTGCGGTATCGTTGTCAGTGGCTTCTGGTGTTGCTAGTGCACAGGACAATATGTCTTACGATGTAAACAAGCCAGAGCCTAAATCCAATGAATTCTGGTGGCCTAACAAGTTGAACCTTGAGCCATTGCGTCAGCACAGTCCTGAGTCAGATCCTTACGGTGACGACTTTGATTATGCGGAAGCGTTTAGCAAACTAGACCTTGAACAGGTTAAAAAAGATATTGAAGAATTAATGACATCGGATCAGGACTGGTGGCCAGCTGACTATGGCCATTATGGTCCTTTCTTTATTCGTATGGCCTGGCACGGTGCAGGTACTTATCGAGTACAAGATGGTCGTGGTGGTGCCGCTGGCGCTCAACAACGTTTTGAGCCACTAAATAGCTGGCCGGACAATGTTAGCTTAGACAAAGCGCGACGTTTGTTATGGCCCGTGAAGCAAAAATACGGCCGTAGCTTGTCATGGGCCGACTTAATGGTGTTAACAGGAAACGTTGCTTTAGAGTCGATGGGCTTTGAAACCTATGGCTTCGCTGGTGGCCGGGAAGACGCCTGGGAGCCGGACATCGTCTATTGGGGACCTGAGACTGAGTGGCTTGGCGGCGACAAACGCTACAAAGGTGATCGTAAGCTGGAAAACCCATTAGCAGCAGTACAGATGGGACTCATTTATGTCAATCCGGAAGGTCCTAATGGAAAACCTGACCCGCTTTTAGCGGCAAAGGACATTCGTGATACTTTTGGTCGCATGGCAATGAATGACGAAGAAACTGTGGCGCTTATTGCCGGTGGCCATACCTTTGGTAAAGCACACGGTGCGCATAAGCCAGAAGAATGTTTAGAAGCTGAGCCAGCGGCTGCCCCTGTTGAGCAGCAGGGCCTTGGCTGGAAAAACAAATGTGGTAAAGGCAACGCTGAAGACACTATTACCAGTGGCTTAGAAGGTGCGTGGTCAGTCAATCCAACCGCATGGACGACACAATACCTGGATAACCTGTTTGGCTTTGAGTGGGAACAAACTAAGAGTCCGGCGGGCGCTATTCAGTGGATCCCTGTGGATGGTCAGGCATCTAACTTAGTGCCGGACGCGCACGTCGAGGGTAAACGGCATGCGCCAATTATGTTTACCACTGACTTGTCACTGAAGTTTGACCCTGAGTACCGCAAAATAGCGAAACGCTTCCATGAGAATCCGGAAGAGTTTGAAAGAGCGTTTGCAAAAGCTTGGTTTAAACTGACTCACCGTGACATGGGGCCGAACCAACGTTACTTAGGTAATATGGCGCCAACGGAAGATTTGATTTGGCAGGATCCTATTCCAGATGTTGATTTCGAAATTATTGATTCGAACGACGTAGCGGAGTTGAAAGAGGCACTTCTGAATTCAGGTCTGACGGTTCAGCAGTTAGTTCGTACCGCTTGGGCGTCGGCTTCAAGCTTCCGCGGCACAGATATGCGTGGCGGTGCAAATGGCGCACGTATTGCATTAGAGCCGCAAATTAACTGGGAAGCGAACAATCCGACAGAGCTGAAAAAAGTTCTGGCAACGTTGAAAGAAGTGCATAAGGACTTTAACGATGACTTGTCAGGAAATAAGTACGTGTCACTGGCTGACGTCATTGTGCTGGGTGGTGCTGCAGCAGTTGAGAAAGCAGCTGCCGACGCAGGCTACGACGTGATGGTTCCATTTGAGCCGGGTCGCACTGATGCCACTCAGAAAATGACCGACGTTAACTCGTTCTCTTTCTTAGAGCCGAAAGCCGATGCATTCCGTAATTACTTTGGTGAAGACAACCGCTTGTCACCGGCGCAAATGATGGTCGATAAAGCGGATCAGTTGACTCTGACGGTACCGGAAATGACAGTTCTGATTGGCGGCCTGCGCACCATTGGAGCGAATTACGACGGGTCTGAGCACGGCGTATTAACTGAACAACCGGGTACGTTGAATAATGATTTCTTCGTTAACCTGTTAACGATGGATAACGAGTGGAAGAAATCAGAAGACAACGAAGCGGTGTACGAAGGTTATGATCGCGAAACGGGCAAACTGAAGTTTACAGCAAGCCCGGTTGATCTTATCTTTGGTTCAAACTCTGAACTACGTGCGGTCTCTGAAGTTTATGCAATGAGCGACGCTAACGAGAAGTTCGTTAATGACTTTATTCAGGCATGGACAAAAGTGATGCAGTTGGATCGCTTTGACCTGAAATAA
- a CDS encoding DUF502 domain-containing protein, with protein MKKILNYFLKGLAILLPIVITVYLIRWLLVTIEQSLKPVWMALGGDAYYFPGLAFISFLVLALLVGFSSRWNLFNSIWQLPGKLMNKMPLLRSLYGTVNDVFEMMSGKDFADESVVMVTLPNSNTKLIGIVTKKAGASDDKLSEILDDEQVAVFLPMSYNVGGYMIMVPKDCVESLDMKPAEALQLTISAGIGKNHKKSDAKK; from the coding sequence ATGAAAAAAATACTGAATTACTTTCTGAAGGGCTTGGCGATCTTACTGCCGATAGTCATTACTGTTTACCTCATTCGCTGGTTGCTGGTCACTATTGAACAGTCCTTAAAACCGGTTTGGATGGCGCTTGGTGGTGACGCTTACTATTTCCCAGGCCTCGCGTTTATAAGTTTCTTAGTACTTGCCCTACTCGTTGGCTTTAGTTCTCGTTGGAACCTGTTCAATTCTATTTGGCAGTTGCCGGGCAAACTCATGAACAAAATGCCGCTGCTGCGAAGCTTATACGGCACGGTTAATGACGTGTTTGAAATGATGTCGGGTAAAGATTTTGCTGACGAATCCGTCGTTATGGTGACATTACCAAACAGCAATACAAAACTGATAGGCATTGTGACGAAAAAAGCAGGTGCTAGCGACGACAAATTATCGGAAATTCTCGATGACGAACAAGTCGCCGTCTTTTTGCCAATGAGCTATAACGTTGGTGGTTACATGATTATGGTGCCAAAGGATTGCGTGGAATCCCTCGATATGAAGCCAGCCGAAGCCCTGCAGCTAACCATTAGTGCGGGGATTGGTAAAAACCACAAAAAAAGCGACGCTAAAAAATAG